One Halichoerus grypus chromosome 1, mHalGry1.hap1.1, whole genome shotgun sequence genomic region harbors:
- the COPG1 gene encoding coatomer subunit gamma-1 gives MLKKFDKKDEESGGGSNPFQHLEKSAVLQEARVFNETPINPRKCAHILTKILYLINQGEHLGTTEATEAFFAMTKLFQSNDPTLRRMCYLTIKEMSCIAEDVIIVTSSLTKDMTGKEDNYRGPAVRALCQITDSTMLQAIERYMKQAIVDKVPSVSSSALVSSLHLLKCSFDVVKRWVNEAQEAASSDNIMVQYHALGLLYHVRKNDRLAVNKMISKFTRHGLKSPFAYCMMIRVASKQLEEEDGSRDSPLFDFIESCLRNKHEMVVYEAASAIVNLPGCSAKELAPAVSVLQLFCSSPKAALRYAAVRTLNKVAMKHPSAVTACNLDLENLVTDSNRSIATLAITTLLKTGSESSIDRLMKQISSFMSEISDEFKVVVVQAISALCQKYPRKHAVLMNFLFTMLREEGGFEYKRAIVDCIISIIEENTESKETGLSHLCEFIEDCEFTVLATRILHLLGQEGPKTNNPSKYIRFIYNRVVLEHEEVRAGAVSALAKFGAQNEEMLPSILVLLKRCVMDDDNEVRDRATFYLNVLEQKQKALNAGYILNGLTVSIPGLERALQQYTLEPSEKPFDLKSVPLATTPMAEQRTESTPITAAKQPEKVAATRQEIFQEQLAAVPEFHGLGPLFKSSPEPVALTESETEYVIRCTKHTFTDHMVFQFDCTNTLNDQTLENVTVQMEPTEAYEVLCYVPARSLPYNQPGTCYTLVALPKEDPTAVACTFSCMMKFTVKDCDPTTGETDDEGYEDEYVLEDLEVTVADHIQKVMKLNFEAAWDEVGDEFEKEETFTLSTIKTLEEAVGNIVKFLGMHPCERSDKVPDNKNTHTLLLAGVFRGGHDILVRSRLLLLDTVTMQVTARSSEELPVDIILASVG, from the exons ATGCTAAAGAAATTCGACAAGAAAGACGAGGAATCGG GTGGAGGCTCCAACCCATTCCAGCATCTTGAGAAGAGTGCAGTACTCCAGGAG GCCCGTGTATTTAATGAAACTCCCATCAACCCTCGAAAATGtgcccacatcctcaccaagatCCTTTACCTCATAAACCAG GGGGAGCACCTAGGGACCACCGAAGCAACCGAGGCCTTCTTTGCCATGACCAAGCTCTTTCAGTCCAATGAT CCCACACTCCGTCGGATGTGCTACTTGACCATCAAGGAGATGTCTTGCATCGCTGAGGATGTTATCATCGTCACCAGCAG CCTAACAAAGGACATGACTGGGAAAGAAGACAACTACCGGGGCCCAGCTGTGCGTGCCCTCTGCCAGATTACTGAC AGCACCATGCTGCAGGCTATCGAGCGCTACATGAAACAGGCCATTGTGGACAAGGTGCCCAGTGTCTCCAGCTCTGCCCTGGTGTCTTCCCTG CACCTGCTGAAGTGCAGCTTTGACGTGGTCAAGCGCTGGGTGAATGAGGCCCAGGAGGCGGCATCCAGTGATAACATCATGGTCCAG TACCATGCTCTGGGGCTCCTGTACCATGTGCGTAAGAACGACCGCCTGGCTGTCAATAAAATGATCAGCAAGTTCACCCGGCACGGCCTCAAGTCTCCCTTTGCCTACTGCATGATGATCCGGGTGGCCAGCaagcagctggaggaggaggacggCAG CCGTGACAGCCCACTGTTTGACTTCATTGAGAGCTGTTTGCGCAACAAGCACGAGATGGTGGTGTACGAAGCCGCCTCGGCCATCGTCAATCTTCCAGGCTGTAGCGCCAAAGAGCTGGCCCCGGCTGTGTCAG TGCTTCAGCTTTTCTGCAGCTCACCCAAGGCCGCTCTCCGCTACGCTGCTGTCCGCACCCTCAATAAG GTGGCCATGAAGCACCCGTCCGCAGTGACGGCCTGCAATCTGGACCTGGAGAACCTGGTGACGGACTCAAACCGCAGCATCGCCACACTGGCCATCACCACGCTCCTCAAGACCGGCAGTGAGAGCAGCATCGACCGCCTCATGAAGCAGATCTCGTCTTTCATGTCGGAGATCTCGGATGAGTTCAAG GTAGTGGTGGTCCAGGCCATCAGTGCCCTGTGTCAGAAGTATCCTCGCAAACACGCCGTGCTCATGAACTTCCTGTTCACCATGCTGCGGGAAGAG GGCGGCTTTGAGTACAAGCGGGCCATCGTGGACTGCATCATCAGCATAATTGAGGAGAACACAGAGAGCAAGGAGACTGGGCTGTCGCACCTGTGCGAGTTCATCGAGGACTGCGAATTCACGGTGCTGGCCACCCGCATCCTGCATCTTCTAGGCCAGGAGGGTCCCAAGACCAACAACCCCTCCAAGTACATCCGCTTCATCTATAACCGCGTGGTCTTGGAACATGAGGAGGTCCGGGCAG GTGCTGTGAGTGCTCTGGCCAAGTTTGGAGCCCAGAATGAAGAGATGTTACCCAGTATCTTGGTGTTGCTAAAGAG GTGTGTGATGGACGATGACAATGAAGTAAGGGACCGAGCCACCTTCTATCTCAATGTCCTGGAGCAGAAGCAGAAGGCCCTCAATGCAGGCTATATCCTAAATG GTCTGACCGTTTCCATCCCTGGTCTGGAGAGAGCTCTGCAGCAGTACACTCTAGAACCATCAGAAAAACCTTTTGACCTCAAGTCTGTGCCCCTGGCCACCACGCCAATGGCAGAGCAGAGAACAG AAAGCACCCCCATCACAGCCGCCAAGCAGCCAGAGAAAGTGGCAGCCACCCGGCAAGAGATCTTCCAGG AGCAGTTGGCAGCGGTGCCAGAGTTCCATGGGCTGGGGCCCCTCTTCAAGTCCTCACCTGAGCCTGTGGCCCTCACTGAATCAGAGACTGAGTATGTCATCCGCTGCACCAAACACACCTTCACTGACCACATGGTGTtccag tTTGACTGCACAAACACACTCAACGACCAGACCTTGGAGAACGTCACGGTGCAGATGGAGCCCACTGAAGCCTACGAGGTGCTCTGTTACGTGCCTGCCCGAAGCCTACCCTACAACCAGCCTGGGACCTGCTACACATTGGTGGCACTGCCCAAGGAAGACCCTACAGCTG TGGCCTGCACATTCAGCTGCATGATGAAGTTCACTGTCAAGGACTGTGACCCCACCACTGGGGAGACGGATGATGAAGGCTATGAAGATGAATATGTG CTGGAAGATCTGGAAGTCACTGTCGCTGATCACATCCAAAAGGTCATGAAGCTAAACTTCGAAGCAGCCTGGGATGAGGTAGGGGATGAGTTTGAGAAGGAGGAAACATTCACCTTGTCTACCATCAAGACACTTGAAG AGGCTGTGGGCAATATCGTGAAATTCCTGGGAATGCACCCTTGTGAGAGGTCAGACAAAGTGCCAGATAACAAGAACACCCACACATTGCTCCTGGCTG GTGTGTTCCGGGGAGGTCATGACATCTTGGTGCGCTCCCGACTGCTGCTTTTGGACACAGTAACAATGCAGGTGACAGCCAGAAGTTCGGAGGAGCTGCCAGTAGATATCATCTTGGCGTCTGTGGGCTAA